The following coding sequences are from one bacterium window:
- a CDS encoding sulfatase-like hydrolase/transferase yields the protein MKKKDHISISLSYLPISFLTLLLVLFQAGCKPQTKEENPGTSIDKVLLISIDCLRPDYLGVYNPQMKTSSHLNRLAQESIVSLNATSQASTTAPAHKSILYSLYPGIHKTSMYSVPDEKLKNPLQILQSKGFTTAAFVGGGQISHTFGFGRGFHTYWEPKGKQKFRVNRTERMAVEWLERNSNKKFFLFLHTYEVHCPFAPPEKYLQKFAGWYKGKVKSGKCSHDYYNLLNLSGDDERFVRSLYAAEVNYVDDSLGRIFRTLKELGIYDQTIIVVLGDHGESLGERGYWGHNQLYNVQLQIPLIIRIPHGPRTRIEAPVEAVDIMPTVFAALGLGRPFPFQGKNLLAVARNQMSIESGRPVISEQVEQYRIRIGNQTAIFPRSSKGEEEFYDISKDPEEKTNLIQENQETARQFKLVYEKMLQQNQNIASQFVKTTSAQPQMDEETREQLRALGYIVN from the coding sequence ATGAAAAAAAAGGATCATATCTCCATATCCCTGAGCTATCTCCCCATCTCCTTTCTTACACTCTTGCTCGTCCTCTTCCAGGCAGGATGCAAGCCTCAGACAAAAGAAGAGAATCCCGGGACCTCGATAGATAAAGTTCTTCTCATTTCCATCGATTGCCTGCGCCCCGATTACCTTGGCGTCTACAATCCACAAATGAAAACCAGTTCGCATCTCAACCGTCTGGCCCAGGAGAGCATCGTAAGCCTGAATGCAACATCCCAGGCTTCCACAACCGCGCCTGCGCATAAATCCATCCTTTATTCGCTCTACCCTGGAATTCACAAGACTTCCATGTATTCGGTTCCGGATGAGAAGTTGAAGAATCCGCTGCAGATTCTGCAATCCAAAGGTTTTACGACTGCCGCCTTCGTCGGCGGTGGACAGATTTCACACACATTTGGTTTTGGTCGTGGTTTTCATACGTACTGGGAGCCGAAGGGCAAACAAAAATTTCGCGTGAACCGGACCGAACGCATGGCGGTTGAATGGCTGGAACGTAATTCTAACAAGAAATTTTTCTTATTTCTTCATACGTATGAAGTTCATTGCCCTTTTGCGCCTCCCGAAAAATATCTTCAGAAATTTGCAGGCTGGTATAAAGGAAAGGTCAAAAGTGGCAAGTGCAGCCATGACTATTACAATCTATTAAATCTTAGCGGGGATGACGAGAGATTCGTTCGCTCTCTGTATGCCGCTGAAGTAAATTATGTTGATGATTCACTCGGACGGATTTTCAGAACATTAAAGGAACTCGGAATCTATGATCAAACAATTATTGTCGTTCTGGGTGATCATGGAGAAAGCTTGGGCGAGCGCGGTTACTGGGGGCACAATCAGCTTTACAATGTTCAACTGCAAATCCCCCTAATCATACGGATTCCGCATGGACCGAGAACTCGAATTGAAGCGCCGGTCGAAGCAGTGGATATCATGCCAACCGTTTTTGCCGCACTCGGTTTAGGACGTCCGTTTCCATTTCAAGGTAAGAATCTGCTGGCAGTTGCCCGAAATCAAATGAGCATTGAATCCGGGCGACCGGTCATCTCGGAACAAGTCGAACAATATAGAATCAGGATTGGAAACCAAACCGCCATCTTTCCACGCAGCTCAAAGGGAGAAGAGGAGTTTTACGATATTTCAAAGGATCCTGAGGAAAAAACAAATCTCATTCAGGAAAACCAGGAAACGGCCAGACAATTCAAGCTCGTTTATGAAAAGATGCTCCAGCAAAATCAGAATATTGCATCGCAATTCGTCAAAACCACCTCAGCGCAACCTCAAATGGACGAAGAAACCCGCGAGCAACTCAGGGCTCTCGGCTACATCGTAAATTAA
- a CDS encoding PKD domain-containing protein — MRRTLLTGIILISLAIYSCSRTDDSTSTNLQQPRITGVSPATVNPGQTDIEGRIHGSNFVSLMSISLGDGVNVESFQALSETEIYIFFSVQHDAAPGPRNVIVATTSGAGNLNNGISIGNNRYPEAKFTVSPFRTYKGDEVRFDGSKSTDDKGIAQYKWQFGDGKQDSGKVVNHTYTRAGNFRATLIVSDSENLSSEAWQFLDVDASQAPIVQFTVSPSQGDINTLFQFDASGSRDPDGRIKSYVWAFGDGTTGTGMIVNHKFKFAGTHPVTLNVIDNSGVRSFGTRLANVTGGPGPSPGPIPGGGGTLCTVPVSKRSPDLYGTVASADNASKTIVIQLYNSASCANVFYRCGDVKLGGDGIGGKEIWYGQICSISDLGNNNFQVRLGGGKGFPNVGQQNVYLHWQHCGSADFCN; from the coding sequence TTGAGAAGGACTCTGCTAACGGGAATTATCCTCATTTCTCTCGCAATTTACTCCTGCAGCAGAACGGACGACAGCACCAGCACTAATCTTCAACAGCCCCGAATCACGGGAGTGAGCCCTGCAACCGTAAATCCCGGACAGACCGATATTGAAGGGCGTATCCACGGTTCCAATTTTGTTAGTTTAATGTCCATCAGTCTCGGAGATGGCGTCAATGTAGAGTCATTTCAGGCTCTCAGCGAAACGGAGATTTACATCTTCTTCTCCGTACAACACGATGCAGCTCCGGGGCCTCGCAACGTGATTGTTGCTACCACGTCCGGAGCCGGCAATTTAAACAATGGAATCTCCATCGGCAATAACCGTTACCCAGAAGCAAAATTTACAGTTTCTCCTTTCCGTACTTATAAAGGTGATGAAGTTCGATTTGACGGTTCCAAATCCACGGATGACAAGGGAATCGCGCAATATAAGTGGCAATTCGGTGATGGCAAACAAGATTCCGGAAAGGTGGTCAATCATACTTACACACGGGCGGGCAATTTTCGCGCGACTTTGATCGTGAGCGACAGCGAAAATCTTTCGTCGGAGGCCTGGCAGTTTCTGGACGTCGATGCCAGTCAGGCTCCGATCGTGCAATTCACAGTCAGCCCTTCACAAGGAGATATCAATACGTTATTTCAATTCGATGCCAGCGGCAGCCGTGATCCGGATGGCAGAATCAAGAGTTATGTGTGGGCCTTCGGAGACGGTACAACCGGGACCGGTATGATCGTGAATCACAAATTCAAGTTTGCAGGAACCCATCCTGTGACATTGAATGTTATTGATAATTCCGGAGTTCGCAGTTTTGGGACCAGATTAGCCAATGTCACCGGCGGTCCTGGACCTTCGCCCGGTCCAATTCCGGGTGGAGGAGGCACCCTGTGCACAGTTCCGGTCAGCAAACGCTCTCCCGATCTTTACGGAACAGTTGCTTCCGCCGATAACGCCTCTAAAACGATCGTAATCCAGCTTTATAATTCCGCAAGCTGCGCAAACGTCTTCTACCGGTGCGGAGATGTAAAACTCGGCGGCGATGGCATCGGGGGCAAAGAAATATGGTACGGACAAATCTGTTCGATCTCCGATCTAGGCAATAATAATTTTCAAGTGAGATTGGGCGGTGGTAAGGGATTCCCGAACGTGGGTCAACAAAATGTCTACTTGCACTGGCAGCACTGCGGAAGCGCAGACTTCTGTAACTGA